Below is a genomic region from Candidatus Manganitrophaceae bacterium.
CATCAATTTCCCGCGCAATATCTCTGGCCGACCGCTTCTTTGTCCCCTTGAAGAACATATGTTCGAGAAAATGGGACATCCCATGTTCTTCCGGTTCTTCATCACGGGAACCAACATTGACCCATAGACCGATCGAAACCGATTTTACGGAGGTCATTTTCTCTGCGACAACGCGGATGCCATTGCTTAAAATCTTTTTATAAACCATATCTGACCTCTACCATGAAACTTGATTTTCTTGTCAGCTTTTTTCTTGTTTCTCGTCTGACCCTGTTGGCCGGGGAAGGGCTTCTTTCCGCGAGAGGCGGATCTTTCCCTGCCTGTCGACTTCCAGAACCTTTACCTTAATTTCTTCCCCTTCCTTTACCTCGTCCGTCACATTTTTAACCCGATGGTGTGCCAGTTGGGAGATGTGGACAAGTCCGTCAGTGCCACGCCGAATCTCCACAATGGCACCAAAATCCATAATACGGGTGACCTTCCCGACATAAATCCGACCGACCTCAACCTCTTCGACAATGGAGTTGACGATATCCATCGCCTCTTTCGCGGCCGTTTCATCGGTAGAGGCGATATGGATCAGGCCGTCATCGTCAATATTTATTTTTACGCCGGTCTTCTCGATGATTCCCCGAATGACCTTTCCTCCCGGTCCGATGACCTCTCTGACCTTGTCGGGTCTGACCTTCATTGTAACAATTCTCGGCGCGTACTGCGACATGTCCGCACGGGGCTCCGCAAGGGCTTCCAGCATCCGGTCCAGGATATAGAGTCTGCCTTGTCTTGCCTGCTCAAGGGCCTGCTTCATGATATCGGTTGTAATACCGCTTATTTTGATATCCATCTGGAGGGCGGTAATCCCGTCTGCGGTTCCTGTGACTTTAAAGTCCATATCGCCCAGGTGGTCTTCGAGGCCGAGGATATCGGAGAGGATCTCGTATTGTGATTCTTCCTTAATGAGACCCATCGCGATGCCTGCAACCGGTTTCAGAATCGGGACCCCTGCATCCATGAGGGCGAGGGTTCCGCCGCAGACCGTGGCCATGGAGGAGGACCCGTTTGATTCAAGGATATCGGAGACGATTCGGATGGTGTAGGGAAAGGCCTCTTTACTTGGAAGTGCCGGCTTGAGCGCCCGTTCCGCCAGGTTGCCATGACCGATTTCCCGCCGTCCAGGACCCCTCATCGGTCGGGCCTCACCCACGGAGAAGGGGGGGAAGTTATAGTGGAGCATAAAGGATTTCTTAAATTCTCCTTCAAGCGAGTCGATCCGTTGTTCATCATCGGCGGTGCCGAGCGTCACGACGGCGAGACTTTGTGTTTCTCCACGCGTGAACAGGGCCGATCCATGGGTGCGTGGTAGAACGCCGGCTTCACAGGTGATGGTACGAATATCACTCGGTCCGCGGCCGTCGGCTCTGACTTTTTTGTCGAGGACCATTCTCCGAATCCCTTCCCGTTCCATCTCGTGGAAGATCGTCTTGACTTCCTTGATACGGTCTACTTCTGCGGGATCAATCTCTTCAACCTTTTTTTGAATAATCTGGGACAGACGTTCCTGTCGCTCAGCCTTATTTGGGATCGCTACGGCTTCCCTGACTGTTTCCGTGAGTTCCTGCCGCATTTGCTGATTGAGATCCTCATCCCGTTCTACAGGGGTGGGGGTTCTTTTTTCTTTTCCGACTTTTTCCTGGAGTGCCTCCTGAAGAGATATGATCTCTTTAACCACCTGATGGCCGAATTCGATTGCCTCCAGAATAATATCTTCTGAAAGCTCTTTTGCGGCACTCTCGACCATCATGACCGCTTCAGTTGTTCCGACGACGACAAGGTTCAGATCACTGTTCTCGAGGGCCTCTAAAGAGGGGTTAATGACAAATTTGTCCTCGATTCGACCGACGCGCACGGCACCGACGGGTCCCTGAAAGGGGATATCTGAAATTGTTACCGCCGTAGAAGCCCCCAGGATGCCGAGGATATCCGTCGTTCCTTCCCGGTCACTGGATACGACTGAGGCGATGATCTGGGTCTCAAAGCGCCAGTTCTTCGGGAATAGCGGCCGTAGGGGCCGATCAATGAGTCGGCATGTCAGGATTTCTTTTTCACCCAGGCGCCCTTCCCGTTTGAAGAATCCTCCGGGTATTTTCCCTCCGGCATAAGCCTTCTCCTGGTATTCAACCGTCAGGGGAAGGAAATCAATATTTTTCTTTTCCACCTTTGATGCGACTGCGGTCACAATGACAACGCTTTCTCCGTATTGGACCCACACCGCGCCACCGGCTTGTCGGGCAACACGCCCTGATTCCAAAATTAACTTTTTTCCACCAATTTCAGCTTCTACACGATGAATCATTTCAACTCCTTCTATAAAAACAGGTTGTGATATTCACAGAACTACAATAAAAAACCAATAAGAATATCACCCAATTGTCTTCCCACGGGAGCGTCAGGACAGGCCAAGACCAGAGGGCCTGGAACAGAGGCGGCTTGTTGGTTTGTTATTGTATTTCTGTGTCACCTGTATGATTGTGGTTGTTATTTCCTTAGGCCAAGTTTTTTAA
It encodes:
- the pnp gene encoding polyribonucleotide nucleotidyltransferase; this encodes MIHRVEAEIGGKKLILESGRVARQAGGAVWVQYGESVVIVTAVASKVEKKNIDFLPLTVEYQEKAYAGGKIPGGFFKREGRLGEKEILTCRLIDRPLRPLFPKNWRFETQIIASVVSSDREGTTDILGILGASTAVTISDIPFQGPVGAVRVGRIEDKFVINPSLEALENSDLNLVVVGTTEAVMMVESAAKELSEDIILEAIEFGHQVVKEIISLQEALQEKVGKEKRTPTPVERDEDLNQQMRQELTETVREAVAIPNKAERQERLSQIIQKKVEEIDPAEVDRIKEVKTIFHEMEREGIRRMVLDKKVRADGRGPSDIRTITCEAGVLPRTHGSALFTRGETQSLAVVTLGTADDEQRIDSLEGEFKKSFMLHYNFPPFSVGEARPMRGPGRREIGHGNLAERALKPALPSKEAFPYTIRIVSDILESNGSSSMATVCGGTLALMDAGVPILKPVAGIAMGLIKEESQYEILSDILGLEDHLGDMDFKVTGTADGITALQMDIKISGITTDIMKQALEQARQGRLYILDRMLEALAEPRADMSQYAPRIVTMKVRPDKVREVIGPGGKVIRGIIEKTGVKINIDDDGLIHIASTDETAAKEAMDIVNSIVEEVEVGRIYVGKVTRIMDFGAIVEIRRGTDGLVHISQLAHHRVKNVTDEVKEGEEIKVKVLEVDRQGKIRLSRKEALPRPTGSDEKQEKS